The Enteractinococcus fodinae genome has a segment encoding these proteins:
- a CDS encoding PQQ-dependent sugar dehydrogenase: MRRKIHAGTALTVTILLLAGCASDPESAEPTPNVAEAPTTPEPTGADPAPVSPDTADIEHEALETVETDLGEVEILAENLEAPWSIAFFGTTPLISERDSARILELDAEGNIREVGVVEQAASLRGEGGLLGITVHENQLYTYLTTGPDNRVIRYDLVGEPGSYELSSPQELFIGIPAAGYHNGGRIAFGPDDMLYITTGDALEPSQSQDLDSLAGKILRITPEGDIPDSNPFDDSPVYSYGHRNPQGLDWAEDGTMYSSEFGEDAWDELNIIEAGGNYGWPEVEGMGGEPEYIDPVQQWPPAEASPSAIEIHKDTIYMVALRGQRIWEIPLDDLESSTDYLVNEFGRLREATTAPDGTLWVLTNNTDGVGEPEQTDDLLLRLEAP; the protein is encoded by the coding sequence TTGCGACGAAAAATCCACGCGGGTACGGCGCTAACTGTCACCATTCTGCTCCTTGCCGGATGCGCATCCGACCCGGAGAGCGCTGAACCCACTCCCAATGTAGCTGAAGCCCCAACCACACCGGAGCCCACGGGAGCCGACCCAGCGCCCGTCTCACCAGATACCGCCGATATTGAACACGAAGCACTCGAGACAGTAGAAACGGATCTGGGCGAAGTCGAGATCTTGGCTGAAAACCTTGAAGCGCCCTGGTCTATCGCGTTTTTTGGCACAACGCCGCTGATCAGTGAGCGAGACAGCGCTCGAATTCTGGAGCTGGATGCCGAGGGAAATATCCGTGAGGTCGGTGTGGTCGAACAAGCCGCCTCGTTACGTGGTGAAGGTGGTCTGCTGGGCATCACAGTCCACGAAAACCAGCTGTATACCTATCTCACCACGGGTCCAGACAACCGGGTCATACGCTATGACCTCGTCGGTGAACCGGGTTCCTACGAGCTCAGCTCCCCGCAGGAATTATTCATTGGCATCCCTGCCGCCGGCTATCACAACGGCGGGCGCATCGCCTTTGGCCCTGATGACATGTTGTATATCACCACTGGTGACGCCTTGGAACCCAGCCAATCTCAAGATCTCGACTCGTTAGCCGGCAAGATCCTGCGCATTACACCCGAGGGTGACATCCCCGATAGCAATCCCTTCGACGACTCCCCGGTGTATAGCTATGGGCATCGAAACCCGCAAGGCTTGGACTGGGCCGAGGATGGCACGATGTATTCCAGTGAGTTCGGAGAAGATGCCTGGGATGAGCTCAACATTATTGAGGCAGGCGGCAACTATGGTTGGCCAGAAGTCGAGGGCATGGGTGGCGAGCCCGAATACATTGACCCGGTCCAGCAATGGCCACCCGCCGAGGCCAGCCCCAGCGCCATAGAAATCCACAAGGACACCATCTACATGGTGGCATTGCGCGGCCAACGGATCTGGGAGATTCCGCTAGACGACCTCGAGAGCTCTACGGACTACTTAGTCAATGAATTCGGACGGCTTCGTGAGGCCACCACCGCACCGGATGGCACGCTTTGGGTCCTCACGAACAACACTGACGGCGTCGGAGAACCCGAGCAGACCGACGATCTACTCCTTCGACTCGAAGCACCATAG
- a CDS encoding hemolysin family protein, translating to MLTPVLMLLLGILVILAIIAANGYFVAQEFAYMSVDRAQLAAEAEEGDEAAAQALKVTRRTSFMLSGAQLGITVTGLMVGYVAEPLVGQSLGALLGGVGVPAGVSVTIGTVLALAVSTIVQMVFGELYPKNLAIANPGPLSRALAKSTNIYLGIFGWLISFFDWSANRLLRLVGIKPVEDPDSSATAADLKRIVADSRHSGHLGDDLSIMIDRILDYPHRDVEHAMIPLTNTDSISPEATIGEVRELMASAHTRYPVLDSDNVPLGVVHLLDVLAAADRPEAPVTAIMREPVTVPPVMMLPQAQQRMTNASSKIACVVDEYGGLVGILTLEDLAEEVTGDVVDEHDPDFVEPIETQGSNAWRISGTTPVDEVERQIKHALPRGEYETLSGMLIDHLQDLPKLGEVIRIELPQLPSDLVGDEPVSRCLQAKVVELEKRVPSMVEVDIEVTVGSSDPKEEAAQ from the coding sequence ATGCTAACGCCTGTGTTGATGTTGCTGTTAGGTATCTTGGTCATCCTGGCGATCATCGCGGCAAACGGGTACTTCGTGGCCCAAGAGTTTGCGTACATGTCGGTGGACCGTGCGCAGCTTGCAGCCGAGGCAGAAGAGGGTGACGAAGCCGCAGCCCAAGCACTGAAGGTGACTCGGCGTACCTCGTTCATGCTCTCTGGCGCGCAGCTTGGTATCACCGTGACTGGCCTCATGGTCGGTTATGTCGCAGAGCCTTTGGTCGGGCAGAGTCTCGGCGCGCTGCTGGGCGGAGTTGGCGTGCCAGCGGGCGTGAGCGTCACGATCGGTACGGTCTTAGCGCTGGCAGTGTCGACGATCGTCCAAATGGTGTTTGGTGAGCTGTATCCCAAGAACTTAGCGATCGCCAACCCCGGGCCGCTATCCAGAGCGCTAGCCAAATCGACCAATATTTATCTGGGGATTTTCGGCTGGTTGATTAGTTTCTTCGATTGGTCTGCCAATCGCCTGTTGCGTCTCGTCGGGATCAAGCCGGTGGAAGACCCCGACAGTTCCGCCACCGCCGCAGACTTGAAACGCATCGTGGCAGATTCCCGCCATTCTGGCCACTTGGGTGACGACCTATCCATCATGATCGACAGGATCTTGGATTACCCGCACCGGGATGTCGAACACGCCATGATCCCCCTTACCAACACTGACAGCATTAGCCCCGAAGCCACCATCGGTGAGGTGCGTGAACTCATGGCATCAGCACACACTCGGTACCCGGTGCTGGATAGTGACAACGTACCCCTCGGAGTGGTGCACCTGCTGGACGTGCTGGCGGCTGCAGATCGGCCCGAAGCGCCAGTAACTGCCATCATGCGCGAGCCGGTCACCGTCCCACCCGTAATGATGTTGCCTCAAGCCCAGCAGCGCATGACGAACGCGAGTTCAAAGATTGCCTGCGTGGTCGATGAATATGGCGGCCTGGTGGGCATCTTGACGCTTGAGGACTTGGCCGAGGAAGTCACCGGCGACGTGGTCGATGAACACGACCCAGACTTTGTCGAGCCAATCGAAACGCAAGGCTCAAATGCCTGGCGTATTAGTGGGACCACACCCGTCGATGAGGTAGAGCGCCAAATCAAACACGCGTTGCCGCGGGGAGAATACGAAACGCTTTCCGGGATGTTGATCGATCACTTACAGGACTTGCCGAAACTGGGTGAAGTCATTCGGATCGAGCTGCCCCAGCTGCCTTCCGATCTCGTCGGGGATGAACCGGTCAGTCGCTGTCTTCAAGCCAAGGTCGTCGAACTCGAAAAGCGTGTCCCGTCGATGGTGGAGGTTGACATCGAAGTTACGGTCGGTTCGAGCGATCCGAAAGAGGAGGCGGCACAATGA
- a CDS encoding hemolysin family protein, with product MTNPWIVLLVTIGIIVLSALFVIMEFSLMGARRHRLEQEAQTSRGARAALRGMDELTIMLAGAQLGITACTFALGAITKPAVDSWLSVLFENTGMPAWLSGTGSFILSLFIVTFLHLVVGEMAPKSWAIAHPETAAKATSLPARGYIWILSPLLRWINQIANRLVAASGVEPVDRAAVGGRDAATVRRLVEHSADVGTLEETIGTPVTGALELQTLQIEELIPAGTEPTGVAASDTVADLQRAAMESGHLRILVRGEDSNPGVVHVRDTLLEPADRTVGDLARPALAIPAGTPVHEALATMRQRGEQLAVVMDGSKFIGMLTFSDAVKRLLPREQPATD from the coding sequence ATGACGAATCCCTGGATTGTCTTACTGGTCACGATTGGCATCATCGTGCTCAGCGCGCTGTTTGTCATCATGGAGTTCTCCCTCATGGGCGCTCGCCGACACCGGCTCGAGCAGGAGGCCCAAACCAGTCGAGGCGCTCGGGCCGCTCTGCGCGGTATGGATGAGCTGACCATCATGCTCGCCGGAGCGCAGCTAGGTATCACCGCGTGCACCTTCGCTTTGGGTGCGATTACCAAACCTGCCGTCGATAGCTGGCTGTCCGTCCTGTTCGAAAATACCGGCATGCCAGCATGGCTGTCGGGCACTGGCTCATTCATTCTCTCGTTGTTTATCGTGACCTTCCTGCACTTGGTTGTTGGCGAGATGGCACCGAAGTCCTGGGCCATCGCGCACCCAGAGACTGCCGCAAAGGCCACCAGCCTTCCTGCTCGCGGCTACATATGGATCCTGTCTCCGCTGCTGCGCTGGATTAACCAGATTGCCAACCGGCTCGTCGCAGCTTCGGGGGTGGAACCGGTGGACCGTGCTGCGGTTGGCGGCCGAGACGCCGCCACCGTTCGCCGCTTAGTCGAACACTCCGCTGACGTCGGAACGTTGGAAGAAACCATTGGCACGCCCGTCACGGGAGCGCTTGAGCTCCAGACCCTGCAGATCGAAGAGCTCATTCCCGCTGGTACCGAACCCACCGGGGTAGCTGCTTCAGACACGGTAGCCGATTTGCAGCGGGCAGCCATGGAGTCTGGCCATTTACGCATTCTGGTGCGAGGTGAAGATAGTAACCCGGGCGTGGTGCACGTTCGCGACACGTTGTTAGAACCCGCAGACCGGACCGTGGGCGATCTAGCGCGTCCAGCATTAGCAATTCCTGCGGGTACACCGGTCCACGAAGCACTAGCTACCATGCGACAGCGGGGCGAACAACTTGCCGTGGTGATGGATGGTTCGAAGTTCATTGGCATGCTGACCTTCAGCGACGCTGTGAAGCGACTGTTGCCGCGTGAACAGCCAGCCACCGACTAA
- a CDS encoding DUF3995 domain-containing protein, translated as MQKRAVRIGRGFLWAAMVLGLVHAGWSFYWAFGGSWLLDTVGQWAVVSQLHQPFQTLVVLLSIGLIKSAAAVIPVLVEYGKLGGRRLWRLISWVGGLGLVIYGGLYAITAMTMLAGWVAPTAAYDRSVILGHALLWDPLFFFWGLCLVLSLILTRRSEPRTG; from the coding sequence ATGCAAAAACGCGCGGTTCGAATCGGGAGGGGATTCCTCTGGGCCGCCATGGTGCTGGGGCTAGTCCATGCGGGGTGGAGTTTCTACTGGGCCTTCGGCGGTTCCTGGCTTCTAGATACTGTTGGCCAGTGGGCTGTGGTGAGCCAACTTCACCAGCCGTTTCAAACCTTGGTTGTGCTGCTGAGTATCGGCTTGATCAAAAGCGCAGCAGCAGTCATTCCGGTGCTGGTCGAATACGGCAAGCTCGGTGGTCGCCGACTCTGGCGCCTCATCAGTTGGGTTGGTGGTCTCGGTCTGGTGATCTACGGCGGTCTCTACGCGATCACTGCCATGACGATGCTGGCCGGATGGGTGGCTCCAACTGCTGCGTACGACAGGTCAGTCATCCTGGGCCACGCCCTGCTGTGGGACCCGCTGTTCTTCTTTTGGGGGCTGTGCTTGGTGCTCTCGCTGATCTTGACGCGACGCAGCGAACCTCGTACAGGCTAA
- a CDS encoding NAD-dependent epimerase/dehydratase family protein translates to MTNLPPSTGPLRVVLGAGPAGRATATYLQRQGARVILASRSGIGPAIEGVERAQVDATDASALTDLIEDAKAVYNCMNPASYTDWASQWPPIHQALMQAAQATDAVLVTMSNLYMYGPLERHEAITPNTPENPQDLKGTLRGQMDRETLQAHADGRLRAVVVRASDFIGPDVGANGHATRNMPALRKGRRAWVLGSADQPHSWTAINDAAKTLATVAQRPDTHGRVWFVPTSPPVTQRELAAASAEALQAPPAKVSTMPHGLMRVISRVNPMMRELMAVSYQFTGPWIIDSSTTTQTLGIEPTSWERLVYQSAHGNA, encoded by the coding sequence ATGACAAACCTTCCTCCATCCACTGGTCCGCTACGCGTTGTGCTGGGTGCAGGGCCCGCCGGCAGAGCCACCGCTACCTATCTCCAGCGACAAGGGGCACGTGTGATCTTGGCAAGCCGCTCAGGGATTGGTCCCGCAATAGAAGGCGTGGAACGAGCCCAAGTCGATGCCACTGACGCGAGCGCACTGACCGACCTGATAGAAGACGCAAAAGCCGTCTATAACTGCATGAATCCGGCCTCTTACACCGACTGGGCAAGCCAATGGCCGCCAATTCATCAGGCACTAATGCAGGCCGCTCAAGCAACGGATGCGGTCCTCGTTACAATGTCGAATCTCTACATGTACGGTCCGCTCGAACGCCACGAAGCGATCACGCCAAATACCCCAGAGAATCCACAGGATCTCAAAGGCACGCTACGAGGTCAGATGGACCGTGAGACGTTGCAGGCTCACGCGGACGGCCGATTACGGGCCGTAGTGGTGCGAGCTTCCGATTTCATCGGACCCGACGTGGGCGCCAACGGGCATGCAACTCGAAACATGCCCGCACTACGGAAGGGACGACGGGCCTGGGTACTGGGAAGCGCAGATCAACCACATTCGTGGACAGCGATCAATGACGCTGCCAAGACGTTAGCGACGGTGGCCCAACGACCGGATACCCATGGGCGGGTATGGTTTGTGCCAACCAGTCCCCCGGTGACGCAACGTGAATTGGCCGCTGCAAGCGCGGAGGCACTGCAGGCCCCACCCGCCAAAGTATCAACCATGCCGCACGGGCTGATGAGAGTTATCAGCCGGGTCAACCCCATGATGCGCGAACTTATGGCGGTGTCGTATCAGTTCACCGGTCCGTGGATCATCGATTCCTCGACCACGACTCAAACGTTGGGAATAGAGCCAACCAGCTGGGAGAGGCTTGTGTATCAGTCAGCCCACGGCAACGCTTAG